The Juglans regia cultivar Chandler chromosome 1, Walnut 2.0, whole genome shotgun sequence nucleotide sequence CTAAGTAGATTCCTGGCCCTAACTCAAAGGATAATTGCAAGCTCTGTTAATAGCTGAATGAATATACCCAAGGTTACAGAAATGGAGGATCAATCTCCAactataaatacataaaatgttagctaatgaagaaattcataggcctaactcatctcataaaaccggttccaCAAGAGAGAattgttcattctttataaacatgttCAAGACATTATCCACAGGCAACGTAGTATTATTATTCCTCAACAGCTAATTTGAAAAAGAGTCTTTCTATTTGCAAGCTAGTGTGAATAACACATTATGCACATGCAAGATctaagtttttaaattgattttacaaatcaaattatgtcatattaatTGAAGAAATCTGTCCCTggcaaaaatatataaaagaaaactgaTTTAGCACCTCAAAACAAACTAGGTAGTTAATTAGTTAAGGTTCTACCAAAGTCGAATTAGTTGgagggttcttttttttttagcagaaAGGGAGGGAGGTTTAGAAGTAGGAGAATCTTCCAACTCATACTTTTGTTTTCTCTGAAACCTTATCATCTTTTCTCAAAACTACTTTGTTAcgatcatattttcaaaagcttCTGTACAGTTCTTAGAAGTGTCATCGTGGTTCTTGATCATTAGTCAATTACAAAGACAAATATAGCCATGGATCATATCTAATTGTAAAGAATGTACTTCCAAATCTTTCTACTAGAGAGTAGTAGGTAAAGCATGTGAAATTATCActtgtctaaaaaatttaaactgaatGTACAGTCAGGATTCGAACTCTGGTGCAGAAATGAGAAAagatcaatttaattatttacatttttcttaataGGGCAAGACTAATTGCCATTCACTACACTAAGGGATtgtgttttgggtttttttttttttccttaatatatatatctaagaattattattattattattattattatatatctaagAAAATAGCAAAGATATCATAAAGACTTTTTCAGAAAACCCTTGAACGTTTGAAGATCTATGAAGTAGTTTTTGATCACTTTCGAGGCAAAAACAATATTTCTTGGAAATTTGTCCGCGCTTGAACTGAAGTTGTCCATGCATGGGGCATTTCCGGGGGCGTAGATACTTTGCCCATGGCTATGATCTGGGGCATTGAGCCTGAAAAGATGAGCAATCTGGCCCAGTATAGCCCATGCAGACAGTTTACTTTACCCAAATTTATTTTGGTCCGTTCGTAGTTCATGCGCTATGGGTTACAGTCAAcacaaaggaaaatattaggcgcacagtaaaaatattttatctcttttttttttttttaattttcataaaaaatataataaacaattcatttttttttttaattttaaaataataataatattaaaaaataatattttatttaactttaactttaatctaaaatcatctcatcttactatctaaactACACCTAAACCCCAAAGTGAGCCCAGTTGATATCCATTGGAGACTCGTTTTTAGTTCTATgcctttcttttaaaaaagtaaggGCGCTATAAGAATTCTGATATGTATTTCGCCTACGCGTATTCACCCGCCCACTCGTTCGTCCAGAAAGAGATCAAAGGACAGATGTTCATCAAGAAATAGCCCCTTGCATTTGCATGTAGGTTTGACTTTCTCGGACCCACCATTTCCGACCACTTGGAAGATTTATTGGACCGTATCATGTAGACCAGTCTAGACATTCTGACTACTTCGTTGTATGATCTTTACGTGAAAGACAACAAAAAGacaaattcataattatatataagaataatacatttatttatttttatttttacagctATCTAGCTGCCATTGATGGATCACACAACTAGAGAAAGTGATCACCTTCATGAATCtcttattcaacattttcttattttatcctCTTACCACTACTACTTAATTTGATTAGCTACAGCAAACTATGGAAGTAGTACTCCTAGTTTTGCCTAAGAGCAATGTAATTGGCCAGAGCAAGCATTTGGCCTTCTCCGGATCAAACCCAGATAGCCAACTCTTAGCTTCCTTGTTCAGTTTTTCGGCAAGCTCCCTCGACTTCTCGATTCCCATTAGCTTCGGATACGTAGCCTTTTCAGCTATCAAGTCCTTTCCGGCCGTCTTCCCCAGTTCCTCCGACGACTTTGTCACGTCAAGAATGTCGTCGACCACCTGGAATAGCAACCCAATAAACCTTGCGAACTATTGAAAATACTCATACTCAGAAACCAACGGCTACTAAGCCTTACATGGAAACCCAGCCACACATGGAAACCCAGCCATACACAAGTCACCCAACGGCTACAAAACCACACATGGAAACAAAGATACCCAACGGCTAAATACAAAGATGGAAACTCATCTACTTTCCTATTCTTCCTCATTTGTAACGTTACTCTATCATTTCTAAATTCACACATATGTAcggtaattatatatagtgaaaGGCTCTCAATATGCTCTCACGCTTTGTGAGACATTGTATCAAATAGCTTGTGTTCGTTTGTCTTTATGGTATCTAGAGCCTTGTGAGAGCAAGAGAGTCTTACTCCCATGGCAGCCCTTTCTCTCTCAGTGAACAATTTTGTCACTCTCCGTTTGAACCAGGGAAATTATCCCTTATGGAGAGAACAAGTCGTGGCCTTGGCTGAGAGCCAAGACCTCATGCCTCACCTCACGGACTCTGTTTCTCCACCCCAATATGAGCCCAACGATGACCCAACAAATACCACACAACCTCAAATTAGCTCTACTTACCTCAAATGGCGGAAGGAAGACAGGTTGCTTCGTGGATGGATCATCGGTACTCTGTCCGAGGAGTCCCTCGGTCTCGTTGTTGGCCTCGACAGCTCCTATCAAGTGTGGCATGCTCTTCAAGAAGCCTATGCCCAAGATTCCCAAGAAAGGGAGTTTCAACTCACTCAGCAATTAACCTACATGCGCAAGGAGGACTCGGTTTCTCTTCAGGTACATCTCAAAAATTTTAAGTCCATTTGTGATAATCTTGCAGCAATCGGACGACCCGTGAGTGATAAACTCAAGGTGTTTGCTCTCCTCAATGGACTCGGCCCCAAATATGAGCCCTTTACCACCACCATGCTCAAGCCACCGATGCCCTCCTATTCAGAGGTAGTGCCGCTGCTGCAGGGCTTTGAAACGAGGAGCCAGTTGCACGAGAATTACAACGCGCAACACACTGCCTTCTATGGTCATGCTACGGGTCACGGCAAAAACAAAGGGAGACCGTGGTCCTCCCGTGGACGTGGCTTTTCCCAAGCCACACAAGTGGCACGTCCAGGCCATCAACACAGTCAACATAGTGGGCCCAAAAATCACGGACCACATTCTGGAACGGTCCAtgaaaatatcaaagaaaataatcGTATTCCGACTTGTCAAATATGCGGGAAGCAAGGGCATACCGCAATTAAATGTTGGCACCGGTTCGATCATGCTGTTCAACCCAATGATATTCCTCAAGCATTAGCTGCCATGACCCTCGAAAATAATATTCATGATACCGAGTGGACAGCTGATACAGGTGCCTCTGCCCATATGACAGGTAATTCAGGTATGCTTTCTAATCTTCGTCAATATCTTGGTAATAATGCTGTACTCATTGGTGATGGTAGTCTTCACACAATTACACACCTTGGTGACACTTTTATTAAATCTGGTAACTCGTGTATCAAATTAAAAGATGTTTTACTTGTTCCTGACTTggcaaaaaatttattatcaattAGTCAATTAACTTCTGATTATCCTTATAACTGTGAATTTTATGGTGTTGGTTTTTCTATTAAGGAAAGGGCGACCAACCGCATTTTACTGAACGGCCGACGGAAGGGTAATTTATATGTGTTGTCCCCACCCTTTGAAGCACACTTCTCAAATCGCTTTCGTACAGTTTCTGAAGAAGTGTGGCATCAACGGTTGGGACATCCTCAAGCTTCCACTCTCCAAGTTTTACAGTCTAAAGGTCTTATTTCAGTTATTGGAAAAACTAAAACCAACTCTATTTGTGAGAGTTGTCAACTAGGAAAAATGAGCAAACTTCCTTTTTTTCAATCTTCGCATAATGACTTcaatatgtttgataaaatttattgtgaTTTATGGGGACCTGCTCCAGTTTTATCTGTTGgtaaatttcaatattatgcTTGTTTTGTTGACGCCTTCACCAAATATATGTGGTTTATTCCTTTACGAaagaaatctgatttttttaatgcatttctcttatttgaaaaattaattgaaagacaattcaacaaaaaaattaaagtttttcaAACCGATGGCGGTGGCGAATTCACTAGCCATCCACTaaatttgcattttcaaaaCCAAGGAATTTTTCATCAATATTCATGTCCTCACACTCCCGAGCAAAATGGCTCGGTAGAACGACGACATCGTACAATTCGTGAACTTGGTATGACCTTACTTTTTCAAAGTGGCGTTCCTAAACGTTTTTGGGTCGAAGCTTTTTCAACTGctgttttcttaataaatcGGCTCCCTTCTTCTACTTTAGAACTTCAatctcctttttttcttctctatggTCACTACCCGGATTATACCTCCCTTAGGATTTTTGGCTCAAAATGCTATCCCTATACTTGGGATACTAAACAAAACAAGTTTGAACCCAAAACACTTCCttgtatttttatgggttatagTGACAAACATCAAGGTTATAAATGTTATCATCCTACATCTCATCGAACCTTTATTTCTCGACATGTTGTTTTTGACGAGTCCTCTTTTCCTTATAAACAACCTGGAAATCTTCATCTTCCCTCCCCTGGTGATCAAGTTTTATCTACCTTTATTGATTGGCGTTCCCCTAACAATTTACCTTCTAATCCCTTGGATGGTTCTAGTGTTTCCTCTATGCAGGCACCTCCTTCACCGCCTATCCCCACACAACATGAGATTGATCACATTCCTTTGCCGTCTTTGCCGCTTCTGCAAGAATCACCCCTCATTCAAACACCCAACCCTCCTCCACCAAATAGTGATCCACCCACCATACAACCTTCTCATCCCACCATGGTCACTCGATCTCAACTTGGGATCCGCAAACCTAATCCCAAGTATGCTCACTATCATTCCCTAATCGAACTTCCCAAGGAACCCAAGACAATCCGTTCTGCTCTTAACCATGCAGGTTGGACCAAAgcaatgcaagaagaaattCAAGCTCTTCATCAGAACAACACTTGGACTCTTGTACCTCATCAACCTCAAATGAATGTTATTGGATGCAAGTGggtcttcaaaacaaaaatcaaggcAGATGGTACCTTAGATCGACTTAAAGCTCGTCTTGTTGCCAAGGGATTCCACCAAATTGATGGTGTTAACTACACCGAGACTTTCTCTCCAGTCATAAAACCATGCACCATACTCGTCCTCAGCCTTGCTCTTGTCCATAATTGGGACATTCGTCAACTCgatgtcaagaatgcttttctCCATGGTGACCTTCAAGATGACGTATTTATGGAACAACCTCCAGGTTTTATCCATCCAACTCTTTCTTCTCATGTGTGCAAATTAAATAAAGCATTATATGGGTTAAAACAAGCACCTCGTgcttggtttgataaatttagtaattttttaactGCTTATGGTTTTACTTGTAGTTCCGCTGAcccatcattatttatttataattcctCTATAAgcacaatttatttattactttatgttgatgatataattCTCACGGGTTCTGACCCCACTCACCTCACTACTTTCATTCATGCTCTTGGGGAACAATTTgctatgaaagatcttggtcctttgcattattttttgggaattCAAGTAACTCGCAACTCAGATGGCCTTACACTATCTCAGGCTAAGTATGCACTAGAGATATTGGATCGTGCTCAGATGAAAGATTGTAAACCTATGGGCACACCTATGATGCCCAAAACTAAAGGACTCACAAGTGATGTCCCTTTTCCAGATCCGGGTCACTATCGGAGTATTGTTGGAGCACTTCAATATCTCACCCTTACTCGCCCTGACTTAGCCTTTAGTGTTAACTTTGTATCCCAATTTTTGCACTCTCCCACCATGGCTCATTACAAAATGGTAAAACGCATCCTTCGCTATTTGCACGGTACTCTTGAAATTGGTATTCATTTTAGCTCACATTCTACACTTAATCTCTATGCATTTTCTGACGCAGATTGGGCAGGTTGTTCTCTTACTCGTCGCTCCACCACAGGCTACTGCATTTTTCTAGGCAGTAACTGCATTTCCTGGTCTGCCAAGAAACAAAATACCGTATCCCGATCTAGCTCTGAAGCAGAATATCGAGCCATGGCGAACACCACTGCAGAAATTACTTGGATTTCATTTCTATTACGTGATCTTGGTGTTACACTTCCAGCGGCACCTATTTTGTTCTGTGATAATCTCAGTGCTCTACATATGACTGCCAATCCAGTTTTCCATGCCCGAAGCAAGCATATCGAGATTGATTATCACTATGTAAGAGAACGTGTTGCTCTTGATCTTCTTCATACCCGGCACATTCCGGCCTCTTCTCAACTTGCCGACATTTTCACCAAGCCTCTTGGACGTCATGCGCTTTATCCTTTACGCACCAAACTTGGCCTTCTATCTCGGCACAGTTTGCGGGGGACTATTGAAAATACTCATACTCAGAAACCAACGGCTACTAAGCCTTACATGGAAACCCAGCCACACATGGAAACCCAGCCATACACAAGTCACCCAACGGCTACAAAACCACACATGGAAACAAAGATACCCAACGGCTAAATACAAAGATGGAAACTCATCTACTTTCCTATTCTTCCTCATTTGTAACGTTACTCTATCATTTCTAAATTCACACATATGTAcggtaattatatatagtgaaaGGCTCTCAATATGCTCTCACGCTTTGTGAGACATTGTATCAAATAGCTTGTGTTCGTTTGTCTTTACGAACCTCCTCAACTTCTCTACCTCCTCGTTCGAGCCGCCTCCCAGAATCGCTCCCACAACGACTGAACCTTCCAGCTATGCTGCTGTCTTGTGCAGATGAATGAATTCGAGCTGTTCTAACCCCACTTCAGAGACAGGGAGCCCTTCGCAACTCATATCTGCTACCTGCCCAGCAACAAGCCCTTCCGGCCCTATCGACCTGGCTAACTCGCCGATTGAGCGGACGACTCTTGTCAGCGGCACGCCCTCGGTGGAAACTGCTATGTGCTCAAACGCCACGGCCAGAAGCGCATCTCCGACAAGAACCGCAACTAAAAACAAGAAACGCCACCCGTGCTATGCACGTTACACGTACACCCGAAACGAAAGTtcttaattttgaatattagagcaaataaaaacaaaaataaaaaataaaagttgcaaTATTCTTCGGTCAAAAGTcagccttttttgtttttttttttaataaaaaaaattatatttgcgtTGATACGTGATTTGATGGGTCAAACTGCTTGTATTTAATAAGATTCTTTTTGAAGCCATCGCTCACAATCTTATGTGGGAAGTGCACTCTACTTGAGCAAGTTTCTTGCAAAAGGGCAAGCAGAGGGAGCATATACACAAATTCAACCTTATAATTAAAGGGGTGCACTACAAGAGATttggttttttgagacaaaaaattgtctcaaaaaaccccaattttgtctcaaaatggttttagagataaaaaattttcgTCTCTATTtcgtctcaaaaggtttttggagacaaaaaaaagaatttcgtttttaaaaatgatttttagtgaCAAACTTGGGCAGAACTACTTGAACTTGTTCGAATGGGTATTTTTTTAGGATGATAATTTTTCCTCTAAAAAATATGTTCGAATGGATAAATATAGGTTCGAACTGACACAGACCgttcgaatttaaaatatattcattcaaATAGATGACCATATTTGAtttcgttcgaacggttgtaGTGTTCGAATGAATTTTATGCGTTCAacccaataaatttataaaataacttttgttcgaacatacataatttacgttcgaaccaactatttatttttgaaactcGTTCGTTCGAACGGGGTTTAGGAaattaatgttgttcgaacaattattttattattcgaACGGACGTATAGACTGTATATCATGGTAATCATTCGAACtctttattttgtgtttgaatgggtGTGTTTTGATTCAAATGGATTTAATAAAGGTAATTGACGTTCAAACGGTATTAATCATATagtacataatttaattaaaaacatgatactaatattacaaaaattgtaattcaaacatcacaattgttcaaatgttttg carries:
- the LOC108980455 gene encoding uncharacterized protein LOC108980455, which codes for MLKPPMPSYSEVVPLLQGFETRSQLHENYNAQHTAFYGHATGHGKNKGRPWSSRGRGFSQATQVARPGHQHSQHSGPKNHGPHSGTVHENIKENNRIPTCQICGKQGHTAIKCWHRFDHAVQPNDIPQALAAMTLENNIHDTEWTADTGASAHMTGNSGKGDQPHFTERPTEG